In the genome of Rhizobium sp. NXC24, one region contains:
- a CDS encoding transposase gives MRVEILGQERRRLWRDEQKLEIVMSVGIDGATITEVAQRHDVTRQQIYPWRSELKKKGLLSSSANAVFVPVDMNAVQTEICGDRQHSTGMIELQLGCGRSLRFDSTLDGATLTRLIRAVEAA, from the coding sequence ATGCGTGTCGAGATTCTTGGGCAGGAACGTCGGCGTCTGTGGCGCGACGAACAGAAGCTCGAGATTGTGATGTCGGTTGGGATCGACGGGGCGACGATTACTGAGGTTGCGCAGCGACATGATGTGACGCGGCAGCAAATTTACCCCTGGCGCAGTGAGCTGAAGAAGAAGGGACTTTTGTCGTCTTCTGCGAATGCGGTGTTTGTTCCCGTGGACATGAATGCTGTGCAAACCGAAATCTGTGGAGACCGTCAGCATTCGACTGGGATGATCGAGTTGCAATTGGGCTGCGGTCGCAGCCTTCGTTTCGACAGTACTTTGGACGGCGCCACGCTGACACGGCTTATCCGGGCGGTAGAAGCGGCATGA
- a CDS encoding CCE_0567 family metalloprotein, with translation MSDIVEQLQKVRKLQSRAATAKMELHDLAEDLPVNWPKIKTIAEKTFDAFAELNAAKKQLAALEDSR, from the coding sequence ATGTCAGACATTGTGGAGCAGCTTCAGAAGGTCCGTAAATTACAGTCACGAGCGGCAACTGCGAAAATGGAGTTACACGACCTTGCCGAGGACCTCCCGGTCAACTGGCCCAAGATCAAGACGATCGCAGAAAAAACGTTCGACGCGTTCGCCGAATTGAATGCGGCAAAGAAACAGCTTGCCGCCTTGGAGGATTCACGATGA
- the fdxB gene encoding ferredoxin III, nif-specific, whose product MTGTFVTRDGSTWVPEYLTAIDGKTCIGCGRCFKVCSRDVMHLYGANEAGEILGICDDEDDDFDGELNRMIMVVDEAGGCIGCGACARVCPKNCQIHIAADKLASCAGV is encoded by the coding sequence ATGACCGGGACTTTTGTTACCCGTGACGGATCCACCTGGGTGCCGGAGTATCTGACCGCTATCGATGGCAAAACTTGCATCGGCTGCGGCCGCTGCTTCAAGGTCTGCTCGCGCGATGTCATGCATCTTTACGGCGCCAATGAAGCGGGTGAAATCCTCGGCATCTGCGATGACGAAGACGACGACTTCGATGGCGAACTCAATCGTATGATCATGGTTGTGGACGAAGCAGGGGGCTGTATCGGCTGCGGCGCCTGCGCCCGCGTCTGCCCGAAGAACTGTCAGATTCATATAGCGGCTGACAAGCTCGCTTCATGTGCTGGCGTATAA
- the nifX gene encoding nitrogen fixation protein NifX — protein MTAVRRLSLVTDEGPAPAPECPKGVLRVAIATQDLKRLNAHFGSAKLFAVYDVTPTSWEIVEAVDFGEATDESGKHTNDGGTDRITMRVEALKGCHLLFCLAIGGPSAAKVVSAKIHPIKVPEPSSIEEVLTRAQTMLKTAPPPWLRKVLADAGMGLAKPFFDDED, from the coding sequence ATGACGGCCGTCAGACGTCTTTCACTCGTCACTGACGAGGGGCCAGCCCCTGCGCCAGAGTGCCCGAAGGGAGTTCTGCGCGTTGCGATCGCGACACAGGACCTGAAGAGGCTGAATGCGCATTTCGGGTCTGCCAAGCTTTTTGCTGTCTATGACGTCACTCCGACCAGTTGGGAAATCGTCGAAGCCGTCGATTTTGGTGAAGCAACAGACGAAAGCGGCAAGCACACGAACGACGGCGGCACTGATCGCATCACGATGAGGGTCGAGGCGTTGAAGGGATGCCACCTGCTGTTCTGCCTGGCGATCGGCGGCCCCTCCGCCGCGAAAGTCGTCTCGGCAAAAATCCATCCGATCAAGGTGCCGGAGCCATCGTCCATCGAAGAGGTGCTGACGCGCGCCCAGACCATGCTAAAAACTGCCCCGCCGCCATGGCTGCGCAAGGTGCTTGCAGACGCCGGCATGGGTCTCGCCAAGCCGTTCTTCGACGACGAAGATTAA
- a CDS encoding exopolysaccharide production repressor protein, whose amino-acid sequence MCFSLLGAYFVSHSIRRAMVTTVDIWLLLQLAYFASVLFLIWRASCALKRSRRVLRFDDLEEMRYRPEHCEKKD is encoded by the coding sequence ATGTGCTTCAGCCTTCTAGGCGCTTACTTCGTTTCACATTCCATCCGCAGAGCAATGGTCACGACGGTGGATATTTGGCTCCTTCTTCAGTTGGCCTATTTCGCAAGCGTGCTCTTCCTGATCTGGCGGGCCAGTTGCGCTTTAAAGAGGAGCCGGCGGGTCTTGCGTTTTGATGATCTCGAGGAAATGCGCTACCGGCCAGAGCATTGCGAAAAGAAAGACTGA
- a CDS encoding LuxR family transcriptional regulator yields MSALPKPASKALAITFAGGSESRSRSWPAASCTDDSMACHYLPEREHRLFRGGCDSTQVSKQTGRVADLNSSDLSPSSQALNRGELAVEFGRFLDQTHTIVQSKQLFEHLSAFALNLGCKWIAYGPLTTERKVLQPVRRPSFEILNYPYEWQKRCLEMGYDRKAPIIKESRMRSGPIQWREAYVGSSTTPSERRIFDEAASFGVRSGITIPLRSSAGSFAIMSFAQQIEREFHQRAIAYLQLAAIHFHLRLANVGSSNVMEKVPELSLREKECILWVARGKSSWDIGIIMRISENTVNFHVKNVMRKLDAASRTVAAIKAINLGYIEL; encoded by the coding sequence ATGTCAGCTCTTCCAAAGCCCGCTTCCAAAGCTTTAGCGATAACGTTCGCCGGAGGCTCGGAGAGCCGCAGCCGCTCATGGCCAGCGGCGTCATGCACTGACGACAGCATGGCGTGCCATTATTTGCCCGAGAGAGAGCATCGATTGTTTCGGGGTGGTTGCGATTCTACTCAAGTCAGTAAGCAGACCGGCCGAGTTGCCGATCTGAATTCCTCGGACCTCTCGCCATCTTCTCAAGCTTTAAATCGAGGGGAACTTGCGGTCGAGTTCGGCCGATTTCTTGACCAGACACATACCATCGTTCAGTCTAAACAGTTATTTGAGCACTTATCAGCTTTTGCTCTGAATCTTGGCTGCAAGTGGATAGCCTACGGTCCTCTTACAACCGAGCGCAAGGTTTTACAGCCGGTTCGACGCCCTTCATTTGAGATCCTGAACTATCCTTATGAATGGCAGAAGCGGTGTCTCGAAATGGGTTATGATCGGAAAGCTCCTATTATCAAGGAAAGTCGAATGCGATCAGGCCCTATTCAATGGAGGGAGGCATACGTTGGCTCGAGCACAACTCCAAGCGAACGGCGCATCTTCGACGAGGCTGCAAGCTTTGGCGTAAGGTCAGGCATTACTATTCCATTGCGCAGCTCGGCCGGAAGCTTCGCCATCATGAGTTTTGCCCAGCAGATTGAGCGTGAATTCCACCAAAGGGCAATCGCCTACTTACAACTAGCGGCGATACATTTCCATCTGAGACTTGCTAATGTCGGGAGTTCGAATGTCATGGAGAAAGTGCCTGAGCTCTCGCTTAGGGAGAAAGAATGTATTCTCTGGGTAGCACGGGGAAAGTCGTCATGGGACATTGGAATTATTATGAGGATATCTGAAAATACTGTTAATTTTCACGTTAAAAACGTCATGCGAAAGTTGGACGCTGCCAGCAGAACGGTCGCGGCTATTAAGGCAATAAATCTCGGATATATCGAGCTGTAG
- a CDS encoding NifX-associated nitrogen fixation protein encodes MTSPSNLANTLADDDSDAMATPFMRRLVRVVRAQDTHGSWDGKSDTDLVADFIVTKEQRRQMPIIGDPDPDVIWRLQIFYTCVGLEIEENSGLVASSIVTMNPEGFGRVVLTTGRLVVLSKTLRDVHRFGFETLRKLTEAGTKLVDDAVIAIKAYPDVARAP; translated from the coding sequence ATGACTTCGCCCAGCAACCTTGCGAATACACTCGCAGATGATGATAGCGACGCTATGGCAACCCCGTTCATGAGGCGCTTGGTTCGCGTGGTGAGGGCGCAGGATACTCATGGGTCGTGGGACGGAAAGTCGGACACTGACCTAGTTGCCGATTTCATTGTGACGAAGGAGCAGCGCCGGCAGATGCCAATCATCGGCGATCCCGATCCGGACGTGATATGGAGGCTTCAAATCTTTTACACCTGCGTCGGGCTGGAAATCGAGGAAAACTCCGGCCTCGTCGCCTCCTCGATCGTGACGATGAACCCGGAGGGCTTCGGGCGAGTGGTTCTGACGACAGGGCGTTTGGTCGTTTTGTCAAAAACGCTCCGAGACGTCCATCGGTTCGGCTTTGAGACGCTTCGCAAACTCACCGAGGCCGGCACAAAATTGGTCGATGATGCTGTCATCGCCATAAAAGCCTACCCCGATGTGGCGCGGGCGCCATGA
- a CDS encoding MurR/RpiR family transcriptional regulator encodes MDFPTTSLIKNSYERFPRQMKVAARWLVDHPTEVALLSMREQARRARVPPATLTRLAKRLGFDGFDKLKEVFADSVRERPESFGGSGEELLTRGEIGGDGVLIRDTVNALQGHLSRFAQPSAIAALAAAADLIAEAKQIFCIGRRSSFPIAYLMHHVGSLLGSPTTLIDGMGGASDDALWSVGPEDVLLAVTVSPYTRFTVQAAEFAVSRGAKLVALTDSELSPIAKISQAVIRVRTEVPSFIHTMTPALAAVECLMELVAARRGSCALRALADHEEQLVEFDTYILKRGVGTNSHD; translated from the coding sequence ATGGATTTTCCCACCACAAGTCTCATAAAGAACAGCTATGAGCGATTTCCGCGGCAAATGAAGGTCGCTGCGCGTTGGTTAGTCGACCATCCGACAGAGGTCGCACTGCTGTCAATGAGGGAGCAGGCACGCCGAGCACGAGTGCCTCCGGCAACATTAACGAGACTTGCAAAACGCCTTGGCTTCGATGGTTTCGACAAATTAAAGGAGGTATTCGCCGATAGCGTCAGGGAACGGCCGGAAAGCTTCGGTGGGAGTGGAGAGGAGTTGTTGACACGAGGGGAGATCGGGGGCGATGGCGTCCTCATACGCGATACAGTGAATGCTTTGCAGGGTCATCTAAGCAGGTTCGCGCAGCCGTCCGCGATTGCCGCGTTGGCGGCAGCAGCCGACCTAATTGCGGAGGCGAAACAAATTTTTTGCATCGGCCGCCGTTCAAGCTTTCCCATCGCCTATTTAATGCACCATGTTGGATCATTGCTTGGCTCTCCTACAACATTGATCGATGGGATGGGCGGTGCCTCCGATGATGCGCTTTGGTCAGTCGGCCCAGAAGACGTTTTGTTAGCGGTCACAGTCAGCCCTTACACTCGCTTCACAGTACAGGCAGCCGAGTTTGCCGTATCCCGTGGGGCAAAACTCGTCGCTTTGACGGACAGCGAACTGTCTCCAATCGCCAAGATTTCTCAAGCGGTGATCCGCGTTCGCACCGAAGTTCCTTCATTTATTCACACGATGACTCCGGCATTGGCCGCAGTAGAATGTCTCATGGAACTGGTCGCGGCGAGACGCGGGAGCTGCGCTCTTCGAGCTCTGGCTGACCATGAAGAACAACTTGTGGAATTCGACACTTATATCTTGAAGAGAGGCGTCGGCACGAACTCTCATGACTAA
- a CDS encoding winged helix-turn-helix domain-containing protein, which yields MSKNETNRDFHSAAVLITAPDDCSGQFLECACKYINTSHGNALAKHFQEATPDVVFLRTHFPDIETQTLCIRLRLSRRARSMSIIAFAAVADEVTQEDTAAFDDNEHVSRSREITLTSIGRILAGSCRSSITSHQELLAFHDIELDVATHRVRRNGRTIHLAPTQFRLLEHFMRNPYRAYSRDELKNAAWPHAVHIGPRTIDVHIGNLRAALNRDSDRDLIRTIRSVGYALSEKPDS from the coding sequence ATGTCGAAGAACGAGACTAATCGGGATTTCCACTCAGCGGCGGTGCTTATCACTGCACCAGACGATTGCTCTGGTCAGTTCTTGGAATGCGCATGTAAGTACATCAATACCAGCCATGGGAATGCCCTCGCCAAACACTTCCAAGAGGCGACGCCAGATGTGGTGTTTCTTAGGACGCATTTCCCTGACATTGAGACGCAGACGCTCTGTATTCGCCTGCGTCTTTCTCGTCGGGCGCGGTCAATGTCGATCATTGCGTTTGCAGCGGTTGCTGATGAAGTAACTCAAGAAGACACGGCCGCTTTCGACGACAATGAGCATGTTAGCCGATCGCGAGAGATAACGCTGACGAGCATCGGCAGAATCTTGGCCGGCTCGTGTCGGAGTTCCATTACCAGCCATCAAGAACTACTTGCCTTTCACGACATTGAATTGGATGTGGCCACCCATCGTGTGCGCCGAAACGGCCGGACGATTCATCTAGCTCCAACCCAGTTCCGCCTGCTGGAGCACTTTATGAGGAACCCATACCGGGCGTACTCGCGAGATGAACTAAAGAATGCAGCTTGGCCGCATGCCGTTCATATCGGGCCTCGCACCATCGATGTTCACATCGGTAACTTGCGCGCGGCTCTAAATAGGGATAGCGACCGCGATCTGATACGGACTATAAGATCTGTCGGCTACGCGCTTTCCGAGAAACCGGATTCGTAA
- the tnpB gene encoding IS66 family insertion sequence element accessory protein TnpB (TnpB, as the term is used for proteins encoded by IS66 family insertion elements, is considered an accessory protein, since TnpC, encoded by a neighboring gene, is a DDE family transposase.), which yields MIGPGTGVRVYLACGATDMRKGIEGLAALAQDVLRQKPTGGAVFAFRGRRGDRLKLLYFDGQGFCLYYKILQKGRFPWPSAADGTARLTSAQMAMLWEGIDWRRPDWGAPPARVG from the coding sequence ATGATTGGGCCAGGGACCGGCGTTCGGGTCTATCTTGCCTGTGGAGCCACGGACATGCGCAAAGGAATAGAGGGTTTGGCTGCGCTTGCGCAGGATGTATTGCGCCAGAAGCCGACAGGTGGCGCCGTCTTCGCCTTTCGAGGCAGACGTGGCGACCGTTTGAAGCTTCTTTATTTTGATGGCCAGGGCTTTTGCCTGTATTACAAAATTTTGCAGAAGGGACGGTTTCCATGGCCTTCGGCGGCCGACGGGACGGCCCGGCTGACATCCGCACAAATGGCGATGCTATGGGAGGGGATCGACTGGCGTCGTCCCGACTGGGGAGCGCCTCCGGCTCGCGTCGGATAA
- a CDS encoding 1-aminocyclopropane-1-carboxylate deaminase, protein MLRNFERYPLTFGPTPIEKLHRLSEYLGGKVEIYAKREDCNSGLAFGGNKLRKLEYIIPDAIASNADTLVSIGGVQSNHTRMVAAVAAKIGMKCLLVQEDWVPYEDAVYDRVGNILLSRIMGAEVRLVDDGFDIGIRSSWERALDDVKQKGGRPYAIPAGASVHKYGGLGYVGFAEEVRAQEKQLGFAFDYIVVCTVTGSTQAGMVVGFAKDGRQRNVIGIDGSATPLQAKSQVLDIVQHTAKLVELGREITPDDVVLLADYAHPRYGIPSEQTKEAIRLCAGLEGIITDPVYEGKSMQGMIDLISKGFFSEGSRILYVHLGGSPAINAYSYTFRNG, encoded by the coding sequence ATGCTGAGAAATTTTGAACGATATCCCCTTACCTTCGGCCCCACGCCTATCGAAAAGCTTCACCGCCTCAGTGAGTATCTAGGAGGCAAGGTGGAGATCTACGCCAAGCGCGAGGACTGCAACTCGGGTCTGGCGTTCGGCGGCAACAAGCTCCGCAAACTCGAGTACATCATTCCAGACGCGATCGCGTCCAATGCCGATACGCTTGTTTCCATTGGTGGCGTGCAGTCCAACCATACCCGTATGGTCGCCGCGGTTGCCGCTAAAATCGGCATGAAATGCCTTCTCGTGCAGGAGGATTGGGTACCATATGAGGACGCTGTATACGATCGCGTCGGCAATATTCTTCTGAGCCGGATCATGGGAGCGGAGGTGCGGCTAGTCGATGACGGCTTCGATATCGGCATCCGCAGCAGTTGGGAACGGGCGCTCGACGACGTCAAGCAAAAGGGCGGCAGACCCTATGCGATTCCAGCCGGTGCGTCTGTCCATAAATATGGCGGTCTCGGCTATGTGGGTTTTGCCGAGGAAGTGCGCGCGCAGGAAAAACAGCTTGGTTTTGCCTTTGACTATATCGTGGTTTGCACCGTTACTGGTTCGACACAAGCCGGCATGGTCGTCGGGTTCGCCAAGGATGGGCGACAGCGCAACGTAATCGGTATCGATGGTTCGGCAACCCCCCTCCAGGCCAAGTCGCAGGTGCTCGATATTGTCCAGCATACCGCAAAGCTCGTCGAGCTCGGAAGGGAAATTACCCCCGATGATGTGGTATTGCTCGCCGACTACGCGCACCCTCGTTATGGCATTCCTTCCGAACAAACAAAGGAGGCCATCCGCCTTTGCGCGGGGCTGGAAGGCATAATCACTGATCCCGTCTACGAGGGTAAATCAATGCAAGGGATGATAGATCTCATCAGCAAAGGCTTCTTTTCAGAAGGATCTAGAATCCTTTACGTGCATCTCGGCGGCTCGCCGGCAATCAATGCTTATAGCTACACGTTTCGCAACGGCTGA
- the ectB gene encoding diaminobutyrate--2-oxoglutarate transaminase: MSNDSISNSLSAFENHESNVRSYSRSFPVVFTKAAGTILEDENGCAFIDFLSGASALNYGHNDSYILSAAVEYLQSNRVVHALDMATSAKREFMELFDELILRPRGLTYKYQFVSPTGADAVEAALKLARKVTGRHSIVSFTNGYHGVSLGALAVTGNRYFRNAAGLPPSGAVFMPYDGYWGPDQDTTEYLDKVLADGSSGVDLPAAVVLETVQGEGGINPASRNWLQSLERLCRKNDILLIIDDIQAGCGRTGDFFSFEFAEISPDIVLLSKSLSGCGLPLSLLLLKPEFDVWQPGEHSGTFRGNNLALVTATAALRKYWTNEKLSNEVVEKGSILRERLQQVAQSNQNSNFCVRGRGMMLGLDCSTGKLAAQIVRKAFEDGLVVERCGAEDQVIKLLPPLTIERQALQCGLDILEKSVHSSV; this comes from the coding sequence GTGAGTAACGACAGCATTTCCAATTCCCTATCTGCCTTTGAAAACCATGAATCGAACGTGCGATCCTATTCACGATCATTCCCCGTGGTCTTCACGAAAGCGGCAGGAACCATCCTCGAAGACGAAAATGGTTGTGCGTTCATCGATTTTCTTTCCGGAGCGAGTGCGCTCAACTACGGTCACAACGACTCGTATATCTTAAGTGCTGCCGTGGAATACCTGCAATCAAATCGGGTTGTCCACGCATTAGACATGGCTACGTCGGCGAAACGAGAGTTTATGGAGTTGTTTGACGAGCTGATATTGCGCCCACGTGGTCTTACATACAAATACCAGTTTGTCAGTCCCACTGGCGCCGACGCCGTCGAGGCAGCTTTGAAACTTGCACGCAAGGTCACTGGACGTCATAGCATCGTTTCATTCACCAACGGTTATCATGGGGTGAGCCTGGGCGCGCTTGCTGTAACTGGTAATCGATACTTCCGAAATGCAGCAGGTCTTCCTCCTTCCGGCGCGGTCTTCATGCCTTACGACGGTTATTGGGGGCCCGATCAGGATACTACAGAATATTTGGACAAAGTGCTTGCGGATGGTAGCAGTGGCGTCGATTTGCCTGCAGCTGTTGTTCTCGAAACCGTTCAGGGTGAGGGCGGCATCAATCCTGCGAGCAGAAACTGGTTGCAGTCGCTGGAGCGGCTTTGCAGGAAGAACGACATCCTCCTGATTATTGATGACATTCAGGCGGGCTGCGGACGAACGGGCGATTTTTTCAGCTTTGAGTTTGCGGAAATTTCTCCGGACATAGTTCTTTTGTCGAAGTCTCTCAGCGGTTGTGGGCTGCCGCTGTCGCTCTTACTGCTCAAACCCGAATTCGACGTATGGCAACCAGGCGAACACAGTGGAACCTTTAGGGGCAACAATCTCGCACTCGTGACAGCTACCGCTGCTTTGCGAAAATACTGGACAAATGAAAAGCTATCTAACGAAGTTGTCGAAAAAGGATCCATTCTAAGAGAGCGCCTTCAGCAGGTCGCCCAAAGCAACCAAAATTCCAACTTTTGCGTGCGTGGAAGGGGCATGATGCTGGGGCTCGACTGCAGTACCGGCAAATTGGCGGCGCAAATCGTACGGAAAGCCTTTGAAGACGGGCTTGTAGTAGAGCGATGTGGCGCTGAAGATCAGGTTATTAAGCTTCTTCCTCCATTGACAATTGAACGGCAGGCCTTGCAGTGTGGCCTGGACATTCTGGAGAAGTCCGTGCACTCAAGCGTATAA
- a CDS encoding lysine 2,3-aminomutase produces the protein MKTTRTIPSKMTKQLNVAPLTSSEPRLSSKIINFVEGARAITPGELEANNITRYRVTKFYREQIVNSGYYNQLKFIVEPSFEEFDGTGNLDTSGEHDNTVVPGFQHKYAQTGLLLATDRCAAYCRYCFRKRIVGKDSDEVAADLGQIARYVGNHPEMSNVLISGGDPFVLSTRRLHEILDHLLPFPHLNSIRFGTKAFAYAPKRFEDPTLMTLFRRIQDAGKAALIVTHFDHVGEISANAERNICSLRTQGVEFLNQSVLLAKVNDDPAILAETFGKCHQMGVRPYYLFQGRPVKGASHFQVSLRRGLEIVQGINQRLSGIQKTFKYIMSHYTGKIEILDLGADDRLYMRYHQNKAPEKIGKIFSRPYIESACWLDDLPGVGG, from the coding sequence ATGAAGACCACTCGAACCATCCCAAGTAAGATGACAAAGCAATTAAATGTGGCTCCGCTCACCAGTTCTGAGCCACGGTTGTCATCCAAGATTATCAATTTCGTTGAGGGCGCGCGTGCAATAACCCCCGGCGAGCTGGAAGCTAACAACATTACTCGTTATCGTGTCACAAAATTCTATCGTGAACAGATCGTTAACAGTGGCTATTACAATCAGCTCAAATTCATCGTGGAGCCCTCATTCGAAGAGTTCGACGGTACCGGGAATCTGGATACTAGCGGGGAGCATGACAATACGGTCGTGCCCGGATTTCAGCACAAGTACGCTCAGACGGGACTGTTGCTGGCGACAGACCGCTGCGCTGCTTACTGCCGCTATTGCTTTCGCAAACGCATAGTTGGCAAGGATTCAGATGAAGTTGCTGCTGACTTAGGGCAAATTGCTAGGTACGTCGGAAATCATCCCGAGATGTCGAACGTACTGATATCGGGAGGCGACCCGTTCGTGCTCAGCACCCGCAGGCTCCATGAGATTCTTGATCATCTGCTGCCGTTTCCGCATTTGAATTCTATTCGGTTTGGCACAAAGGCATTCGCGTACGCGCCCAAGAGGTTCGAGGATCCCACCTTAATGACCTTGTTCAGACGAATCCAGGACGCAGGTAAGGCTGCACTTATCGTCACACATTTTGACCACGTCGGTGAAATCTCGGCGAATGCGGAGCGCAACATCTGCTCCTTGCGTACGCAAGGCGTGGAGTTTCTTAATCAGTCCGTGCTTCTGGCGAAAGTCAACGATGATCCTGCGATCTTAGCTGAGACCTTTGGCAAATGCCATCAGATGGGTGTCCGCCCATATTACCTCTTTCAAGGTAGACCAGTGAAAGGCGCATCGCACTTTCAGGTTTCACTTCGCCGCGGATTAGAGATTGTGCAGGGCATCAATCAACGTCTAAGCGGTATTCAAAAGACATTCAAATATATCATGTCGCATTACACTGGAAAGATCGAAATCCTCGATCTCGGCGCCGATGACCGCTTGTATATGCGATATCATCAGAACAAGGCTCCCGAAAAGATCGGTAAGATCTTTTCTCGGCCTTACATCGAAAGCGCTTGCTGGTTGGACGATTTGCCTGGAGTAGGAGGTTGA
- the nifN gene encoding nitrogenase iron-molybdenum cofactor biosynthesis protein NifN, which translates to MACILPQTKSAAVNPLKSSQPLGAALAYLGVDGAIPLFHGSQGCTSFALVLFVRHFKEAIPLQTTAMDAVATILGGAGNLEEALLNVKKRAKPKLIGICTTALVETRGENFEGDLVNIKLERAEELAGTEVVLASTPDFDGAIEEGWAKAVTSIIEGITTPGGRPRDLKKIAILPGWHLTVADIELLRETVESFGLKPVILPDVSGSLDGTVPDDRWVPTTYGGTKVEEIRELGTCFQAVAIGEHMRTAAVALQAKTGVPYVLFEQLVGLRAIDRFMTMLAMIAGNPVPASVRRRRAQLQDALLDGHFHFGGKRIAIAAEPDHLFQLATFFKGMGAEIVAAVSTTGTSSILQKVPADAVQVGDLSDLETMARHAGGDLIVTHSHGRQAAERLGIPLMRVGFPIFDRLGSQHKKTILYEGARNFLFEAANIFQSHCRRPSPEALNPLQDMEAKNDGRQTSFTRH; encoded by the coding sequence ATGGCCTGCATTCTCCCGCAGACCAAGTCGGCGGCGGTCAATCCGCTGAAATCGTCGCAGCCCCTCGGTGCCGCTCTAGCCTATCTTGGCGTCGATGGTGCGATACCGCTGTTCCACGGCAGCCAAGGTTGTACCAGCTTCGCGCTCGTGCTCTTCGTGCGCCATTTCAAGGAGGCGATTCCTCTGCAGACAACCGCGATGGACGCCGTCGCGACGATCCTCGGCGGCGCCGGCAATCTGGAAGAGGCGCTCCTTAATGTTAAAAAACGCGCAAAACCGAAGCTGATCGGGATCTGCACGACGGCGCTGGTGGAAACCCGCGGCGAAAATTTCGAGGGCGATCTTGTCAATATCAAGCTGGAGCGTGCCGAAGAGCTAGCAGGTACCGAGGTCGTGCTAGCGAGCACACCGGATTTCGACGGCGCGATCGAGGAGGGTTGGGCAAAGGCTGTCACCTCCATAATCGAAGGCATTACGACCCCAGGCGGTCGGCCCCGCGATCTGAAGAAGATTGCGATCCTGCCCGGTTGGCACCTGACAGTCGCCGATATTGAACTTCTGCGCGAAACGGTCGAAAGCTTTGGTCTGAAGCCCGTGATCCTGCCCGACGTCTCTGGCTCGCTCGACGGCACGGTTCCTGACGACCGTTGGGTGCCGACTACCTATGGCGGCACGAAAGTCGAGGAAATCCGCGAACTTGGCACCTGCTTCCAGGCGGTTGCGATTGGCGAGCATATGCGCACGGCCGCCGTGGCACTGCAGGCGAAGACCGGCGTGCCTTATGTCCTCTTCGAGCAGCTTGTCGGCTTAAGGGCAATCGACCGTTTCATGACCATGCTGGCGATGATCGCCGGCAATCCCGTGCCGGCCTCGGTGCGGCGGCGGCGCGCGCAATTGCAGGACGCACTCCTCGACGGCCATTTTCATTTCGGCGGCAAGCGCATTGCGATTGCCGCGGAGCCGGATCATCTCTTTCAACTTGCGACGTTCTTCAAGGGTATGGGCGCTGAAATCGTCGCCGCCGTTTCGACCACCGGCACAAGCAGCATTCTGCAGAAGGTGCCGGCCGACGCAGTTCAGGTCGGCGACCTTTCCGATCTCGAAACCATGGCGCGTCACGCTGGCGGTGACTTGATCGTGACCCATTCCCATGGCCGTCAGGCTGCTGAGCGGCTTGGCATTCCGCTGATGAGGGTCGGCTTTCCGATCTTTGACCGGCTGGGCAGCCAGCATAAGAAAACCATCCTCTATGAGGGCGCGCGCAACTTCCTGTTCGAGGCCGCCAACATTTTTCAGTCGCACTGCCGCCGGCCGAGCCCCGAAGCGCTCAATCCTTTGCAAGACATGGAGGCAAAAAATGACGGCCGTCAGACGTCTTTCACTCGTCACTGA